The DNA window CGCTCTCATTCTGGCCGACTCCGCCGAACAGGCCGCGGTAACAACCGATCGGCTGGCGACGGAGCATCTGCACATCTCGACTGCCGATCCTGAGCAGATGCTGGCTCAGGTGCAGAACGCCGGGGCCATCTTCCTGGGGCATTACACCCCGGTCGCGCTCGGCGATTATGTCGCGGGGCCATCGCACGTGCTGCCCACCGGGGGGACGGCTCGCTTCGCCAACGGACTGTGTGCGAACGATTTCCTGAAACGGTCGTCGATCATTTCCTACGATCAGGCCGCTCTGCAGCACGACGCAGATGATGTCCGTCTGCTGGCGGACAAGGAAAGCCTGACCGCTCACCGAAACAGTGTCGATATTCGGCTGCAGGACTAAAAAAGGCCCGGCGCTGATTCCGCAGCCGGGCCTTTGAGATCGCTCAGGCGAACGCGGTTAACTGCGTCCGTGAGACTTTCGATAGTGCTCGATCAACTGGTTGGTCGAGCTGTCGTGGCTCAACTCTTCCGAACCCGACTGCAGTTCGGGAACGATTCTCTTCGCTAGCACCTTGCCGAGTTCGACGCCCCACTGATCGAAGGAGTTGATCTCGTAGATGATGCCCTGCACGAAGACGATGTGTTCGTAGAGGGAAACCAGCGTGCCGAGCAATCGCGGCGTGAGCTTCTCGGCCAGAATCGTATTCGACGGCCGGTTGCCGGGGAATGTCCGATGCGGCACCAGGTTGGCCTGAGTTCCTTCGGCGGCCACTTCCTCGGATGTCTTGCCGAATGCCAGGGCTTCGCTCTGGGCGAAGACATTGGCCATCAGCTTGTCGTGATGGTCGTTGATCGGGTTGAGCGACCGGCAGAAGGCGATGAAATCGCAGGGAATGAGATGCGTTCCCTGATGAATGAGCTGATAGAACGAATGCTGCCCGTTCGTTCCCGGTTCCCCCCAGTAGACCGGGCTCGTGTCGTAATCGACCGATGCTCCAGTCAGCGTGACCGACTTCCCGTTGCTCTCCATCGTCAACTGCTGGAGATAGGCGGGGAACCGCTTCAGATACTGATCGTACGGCAACACCGCGATGGTCGAAGCATTGAAGAAATTCGAGTACCAGATGCCGAGCAGAGCCATGATGACTGGCATGTTTTCTTCAAGCGGAGCGTGCCGGAAGTGCACGTCCATGTCATGAAATCCGCTGAGCATGTCGCGGAACTGATCCGGGCCGAGCGCCAGCATGGTAGATAGCCCGATCGCGGAATCCATCGAATAGCGTCCGCCGACCCAGTCCCAGAAGCCGAACATATTGGCCGTGTCGATGCCGAATTCCTGCACCTTCTCGGCGTTTGTCGAAACGGCAACAAAGTGCTTCGCGACGGCCGCCTCATCATTCAGTGTCGCAAGTAACCACTGCCGAGCGGTAAGAGCGTTGGTCATCGTCTCCTGCGTCGTGAATGTCTTGGACGCAACGATGAACAGGGTTTCTTCCGGGTTGAGATCGAACGTCGCTTCCGCGAAATCGGTGGCATCGACGTTGGAAACGAATCGGAACGTCATGCCTCGATTGCTGTAATGCTTCAGCGCTTCGTAGGCCATAACCGGGCCAAGATCGGAGCCGCCGATACCGATATTGACGACATTCTTGATCGGCTTGCCGGTGTGCCCTTTCCAGTCTCCGCTGTGGATGCGGTCGCAGAAGCGCGCCATCTTGTCGAGGACTTCGTGCACATCCTGAATGACGTTGTGCCCGTCGACTTCCAGGACCGTTCCACGAGGAGAACGGAGAGCGGTGTGCAGCACGGCCCGGTCTTCGGTGATGTTGATCCGCCCGCCGGTGAACATGGCTTCCGTGTGAGCCTTCAGGTCGGCGGCTTTGGCGAGGCTGAAGAGCAGATGCATCGTTTCAGCGACGATCCGATTCTTCGAATAGTCGAGAAACAGGTCGCAGGCGGAGAGGCTGAACGTCTTCGCTCGATTCGGATCGCCGGCGAACAGGTCGCGGAGATGCATCGATTTCATCGCGTTGTAGTGGTCGCCCAAAGCCTTCCATTCTGGGCGTCCGGTCAGACCTTGGGGATGGGGCGAGGCTGTCATAGCAGGTGTCTTTCTTTCACGGCTTGATGCAGTTCACGATGAGCAGCGGAATCGAGCACGTGCCCCGCTGTCAGAGCCAACTATATCGGATCGCCAGCCGGAATTGCGACACTCTCGCCCGAGTTCGTGAAGCCTTCTTGCGGAACCGTGGGACGCCACGTATTAAACCGGTTCGAGTTCTCGAACGGGGGGCGTTTGAGGCTCCGGAACCGGAGTCGCCGGGACGGGATCCTTGCGGCGGGTAAACAACGCCGAGAGATCATCAAAGAAAGAATAGAGCACGGGGATGGCGAGCAGGGTCAGCAGCAGAGACAGAGTCTGTCCGCCGACGGCCAGGACTGCGATCGAACGGCGTTCTTCGGCTCCGGGACCGGTCGCGATGAGTAACGGAATCAAACCGGCGACGAACGAAATCGTCGTCATAAGAATCGGTCGCAGTCGATCGCGATTGGCCTGCATGATGGCTTCGTGACGTGGCAGCCCCTGTGAACGAAGCGCATTGGTATGGTCGATCTGCAGAATGGCCGCTTTCTTCACCACGCCGAAGAGGACGAGGATGCCCAGAGCCGAATAAAGGTTCAACGTCTCTCCACCCCAGTGGAGACTGAGCAGCCCGAACGGGACCGCGAGCGGGAGGGAAAGCAGAATGACCAGCGGGTGGACCAGGTTCTCATACTGAGCCGCCAGCACGATGTACATGAAGACAATCGAAAGCACCATCGTCCAGCCGAAGTCTTCGAGGGTGCGTTCAAGCTCGCGTCCGCCTCCCAGGACCATGGTGTCGAATCCGTCGGGAATCCCGATCTCTTCAGCGGCTGCGTTCATGGCGTCGATGCGGTCCCCTAACGCGTATCCGCTGTCGATGTTGGCCCGGACGGCAACCATGCGTTGACGGTTCAGGCGGTCGATTCGCGATGCAGCCTCGCTGAATTCGAAGTCGACGACGTTGTCGATCCGCGTCAGGGACCCGGGGCCCGCCGTGCCGGATGTTCCGCCGGAGACCGCAGCCGGATCGGCTCGCACATAGAGCTGCGAAACAGATTGGACATCATCGCGATCGATGCCGACGAGTCGGAGTTCGACATCGTAGGCATCGTCGACTGTTCGGTCTCGATAGCGGGAGACG is part of the Rubinisphaera margarita genome and encodes:
- the pgi gene encoding glucose-6-phosphate isomerase — encoded protein: MTASPHPQGLTGRPEWKALGDHYNAMKSMHLRDLFAGDPNRAKTFSLSACDLFLDYSKNRIVAETMHLLFSLAKAADLKAHTEAMFTGGRINITEDRAVLHTALRSPRGTVLEVDGHNVIQDVHEVLDKMARFCDRIHSGDWKGHTGKPIKNVVNIGIGGSDLGPVMAYEALKHYSNRGMTFRFVSNVDATDFAEATFDLNPEETLFIVASKTFTTQETMTNALTARQWLLATLNDEAAVAKHFVAVSTNAEKVQEFGIDTANMFGFWDWVGGRYSMDSAIGLSTMLALGPDQFRDMLSGFHDMDVHFRHAPLEENMPVIMALLGIWYSNFFNASTIAVLPYDQYLKRFPAYLQQLTMESNGKSVTLTGASVDYDTSPVYWGEPGTNGQHSFYQLIHQGTHLIPCDFIAFCRSLNPINDHHDKLMANVFAQSEALAFGKTSEEVAAEGTQANLVPHRTFPGNRPSNTILAEKLTPRLLGTLVSLYEHIVFVQGIIYEINSFDQWGVELGKVLAKRIVPELQSGSEELSHDSSTNQLIEHYRKSHGRS